Within Saccharomycodes ludwigii strain NBRC 1722 chromosome IV, whole genome shotgun sequence, the genomic segment GAACTACCTAACTCACCACCCCAACTTTCGAAAACTTGCAAAATCTGAGCACCAGCAACAACTTGTTGAGATAGAAATTCAATAGCCACATCTGAAATTTTATCTAAAATTCTATGGGATAATTCAGGCTTACTATTAATCCATTCTTTGACAAATCTAAAGATTTTGGAACCACCCCCTTCTATCATATAAGTTAACAATGTGTATGGACCACCACAAAACCCAAACAATGGTACTTCTCCATCTAATCGATATCTAGTCATGGTGATAGCTTTGAAAGCCCAATCCAAACTTTGTAAGACATCAACTTTATAGTTTAATATCTCAATAGCGTCTTCTTCTGTTCTTAATGGGTTAGGGAAATGTGGACCTTTACCTTCTAACATAACAACTTCCATACCCATTGCTTGTGGTATGACTAATATATctgaaaatataatagctgcatcaattaaatttttgtaaCGCCTAATTGGTTGAATTGTTAACTCACTAGCAATTTCTGGATTGCGACAACATTCAAAAAAGTCTCGACCATCTTTAACTTCATGATATTCTGGTAAGTAACGACCTGCCTGACGCATAATCCAACATGGTGGTCTTTCTACTTTTTCACCCTTTGCACACCTCAAAATTAgatcattttttaaagctGGAAAACTTTTTCTCGAAACCTGGGTAGTTGTggtcatttttctttttttttttctttctttttggttACCTCTACAAATGGCTGTatcattaaataaaaaaaataaatgaatacaaaaaatagaaagaaaaaggatagcaacattattttttttttttctttctttctttctttctttctttttttacctttgtcaaaagcaaaaaaatatgcaGGAAGCAACACAACTATCCGATTTTTGtcatttgaaaataatgaaaaatttattaaaaaataataattgaaGGGGCGAGCTGGGAATTGAACCCAGGGCCTCTCGCACCCAAAGCGAGAATCATACCACTAGACCACACGCCCCGATTTCatgatattttataatactGTTCTTTccatattttatataaataactttGCATaatacaagaaaaaagaaaccttttttttttttttatttttttctttaaaatacaACTCTTATCTTCCCACAcatatcatttttaaaccATTGTAACTTGTTTACTGTTATAaggtaataaaataaagtaaaaaaataatcaccAAGTATAAAGGTTTCAATACTCATTCTTCActacctttttttcttttctctttgtttcaatttttttgtttgttttttttttttttttttttttttttttaatttaaatttacaaTGCTATCCAGTTTATTTAAGCTTCGGAGAACTAATGTAAGTATATTTACATTCGTGTTTTATTTGGTTACactattttattacttttattataatgttATGAGCCCCATTCGTATTGATAAAGCTACCCCTGAAGAATTATCTATATTAGATAAAGCTTGGGTGCATTTACATCAAATATCCAAACACCCACATCCTTACTCCAGTGGACCTGAAAATGATCACGTTCATGATTACATATACAACAGTATTGAGAAAATAGTTCAACATATTCCAAATCCTGACTTTATTTCTTTGAGTAGTGATAATGTTCCTAATGGTGCTTCTATCGTCACCCCcattaaagaaattttcAAACAACAAGATGTTTTCGACGCGGCTTCAACTGCTACAAGAGTGATTTATTATGAATCTAAcaatattgttgttaaaaTTGAAGGACTAGATCCTAGCTTAACTAAGGACGATGGTCTACTATTTTCTGCTCATTTTGATTCTGTTCCCATGGCTAATGGTGTTACTGATGACGGTAAAGGAATAGTCACCATGTTGTCCTTGTTTGAGTATTTTGCACACAACAGGCCCAAACGTACTTTAATTTTCAACTTTAACAACAATGAAGAATTTGGGTTGCTAGGTGCaacaatttttaacaattatCATCCATGGAAAAAACTAGTCAAATATGTTATCAATTTAGAAGGTACTGGTACTGGTAAGGGAGAAAGGGCTGTTTTGTTTAGAACAAGTGGTATAGATACTGctcaaatttatcaaaaggCGGTACGTGATCAACCTTTTGGTAACTCAATATATCAGCAGGGCTTTTACAATGGCTACGTCCACAGTGAAACTGATTATAAGATTTATGAGTCCAGCTTAAAAGGTTGGGATATTGCATTTTATAAGCCACGGGACTTGTATCATACTTTCAAAGattctattatttataCCGACAAGAGCTCATTATTTAGTATGTTACACACCACTTTCCAACTATCTACGTATATCGCAAATACTGAGAAATTAAAcgatgaaaaagaagaaaccCCAGCAAtctattttgattttggtgggaaatttttttgtttcaacagtaaaaaatttacgAACATAAACCTTTTATTGCTGATACTTGCTCCAATTTTATGTATTATAGCCGAATTAGTCGTCAAAAGGAATTATTATAACGCCAAGGGGTATACTTTATTCACGTGGATTAAGTTGCCTATTTCCTTGATTATATCGCTTGGTGGCTTGGCTCTTTTGGAGAAATTTTTGCTTAATACTAATCCAATGTTACCATCCCGTAATTTCTGGATattggttattttattcaCAACCTCCTTTGTTTTACTCAACTATATGTGTTTAAGATGGAATAGTACCAGGAATCATGGCAACGTCGACAGTACTGGCAGCGGTGACAGTATTCAGAACAACAATTGCAGCAATTGTGAcgatattttgaaaacgatttttataattgaaTTAAACTTTGTATTATGgggtatattattatacctaacaattgaaaattataaacATGAATACAAAGATACCGGTATTTATCCCTTTACTTTCATATATTTTGCATATTCCATTGGCAGTATTTTAGGCAGTTTGTTTGACCCATATTATCACTGTAGTAATGGTTCACAAAACAATACTACTCCACAGGCATTGGAAGCTGATGTTAGCTCATTTAATTCCACTAACCATGAACCTGAAAATAGACCGTTATTGAACATAACTTCAACTACTTCAAACCATACATCATATGTAAATGAAGATAGTCATTCTGTTAGCTCTTCGCACGAAGATTCGTCTCTCTATGACAACCAAATTGAATCAATTTCATCTAATTCCTTTTCTCATGCAGTTCCCGGATACTATGTTTGGTCGATTCAATTTATAGTTATTGTGAGTATTTCTCTGTTCACTGTATTTACCTGTGGTGGGTTAATTTTAGACGCTTTGAACCAAACAATTCAAGAAAGTTCTGAATCTAccttgaaaatatttgacCTTATTATGTTGATTAGTGTTTTTCTTGGATTGCCGCTATTACCATTTATTATGAACCTAAATTATTATGCcattatttctttctttttattatttttggctACTTTACCTTTAAGCATTAACTTGGCTCCGTTTACAGAATCTGAGCCTCTAAAATTGCGTGTTGCGGACTATCGTTTATTGGGAATTGATGGGAACctaagaaaagaaattgtGGTGTACGGTAGGGACATTGATACCAATTATTTAGAGAATTATTCTTCTGGCGGTGTTGATAGTACGATCACCTCAATGTCTTTGATTGAAAATGTTATTGGATCGCTACCTTCTCAATCGAAGCAAAACAACATTACATGTTTGCCTGCAAGAGATGGAAATGTTCGTTGCAGTTATGAGCCTTTTTACAGAAAGAATCATCGGAGGAATGATACCAATTCTGAAGGTAATACTTTTGAAATACAAGTTATATCTAATAACAGATTATCGCCATCAAGATCTAAATACGAACCTGTTGTGGTGGAATTGAAGATACGGGCTAAACCAAACAACAGAATatgtaatattaattttgaaaagggCAATTCATTGAAAAGAGTTACTGTAAAGACTACTGATGATAATACTGGTAAAACATTTATTAAGAAGGAAGGGTATGGTATAGACGAAGTACAGCTACATAAGTTAGAATATACTGGGGATACCGATTATCACGTCAGCATTGAATGGTTACCTAAAATCTTAATAGATGAAAATGTGGTTGTCGATGATAATACTGATTCTTTACACATAGATGTTTCATGTTTTTGGGGTGATTACTTGAGTTTTAGCGCTAATGGTAAtagtaccaataataaaattgatattATATCGCCTGGTATCTATGAATTGCTTACTTATTCTCCATCCAATATTATATACACAAATTTGGAAAGAGGGATGGTAATTGCAAAATTAGTGGATTATAAACTATGAAAGAAAAACGATAAGGAAAGCATTATTTGCATATatgtttaaataaatatatcctcttgtttatttttttaagaaaccttttttattgtttatttgttggCTTTTTGagattattaaataaatgttaaaatatattattagatCGACGAGTTGTCGTCTTATAAGAATTACAAGTATTGATGGTTCATACTTATGTTGATcaggtaaaaaaaaaaaaaaaaaaagaaaaagagagaaagagGAAGTGTTTGTTGTACATGATTAGTAGAATAGTTTAATCGATAATAAAGCTTAGAATAGGTAGTTCgagaaataaattttataaagaaACATGTGTTTTTGTAACAAGGCATGAACCTCTGTAACCagttataattttttttttgttatttaagataaaatcatatatagtgagaaatatatattataaataccaacaatgaacaataataacacaaCAAATACGTTTTTAGaattattttgaataaatatatatatatatatgagttacaacaaaagaaaaagtaaaagtaaaagtaaaagtaaaagtagaaaaaaaaaaaaaaaaaaaaacttaaataTATGCcacaattaataaaacaaccaataatagaaattaaaaaaaaatataaaaacaataatttgAAGTAAACGCTGatacaataaaatacaaaaataaaataaaaaaaatgtttatatgTATATCATCTGCTTGGTAATTGATTAAATTGGGATGAAGGCACTATAACTATATTGTGCCCTGGGAAGGAgccattgttgttattattattgttacgATTAGCGTTAGCACCGTTCATATTTAAATGCATATTCATGTTCATATTCATTCCATTaggttgttgctgttggtgctgttgctgttggtgctgttgctgttggtgctgttgttgttgttgttgttgttgttgttgttgcaaATGCAATGGTGGTacttgttgttgctgtatTGCAATATGTTGCTGTTCGATTGGCATACCAGAATGCATGAATTGTGGTGGAAAACACTGTTGCTGAGGCATATTTGGATGTGGATGTGGAATTTGCGCCAACTGCTGTGGTTGAGACTGCAAAGGTTGTTGTGGTCCTGGTTGCTGAGGTCTAAATTGCACTACAGGCAACTGatagttattaatattaatattattaggaTTGAGATTATTTGCAGAACCAGGTGTGGTATTCATAATGACCTGTAAGGGTGGTGATAGATTAGACACAATTCTTTGtgcattattgttgttactactgttgttattgttattaggATTAGTAGTATCTATGTTATTCTGTAgctgctgttgctgttgctgttgctgttgctgttgctgttgctgttgctgttgctgttgctgttgctgttgctgttgctgttgctgttgtgaGAACATGTAAACTGCCCCTGGCAGTTGTGAATTTGTAGTATTGAGACCGTCAGCAAAATTTTGTCTTTTGATATCATCATTAACAATGCTACTCCTACCATTATTGCTAGAATTTAGTGGCGAGCCAGAACCTTTCTGCATGAAAATcggttgttgttgttgtggtGGTTGTGATGGTTGTGGTTGTTGTGGTGGTAGTGGTGGCGGTGCTGGTGCCGGTGGTGCTGGTGCTGGTGCTGGTGCTTGTGCTGGTGCTGGTGCTGGTAgcttttgttgttgctgttgtggAGCAATAAACTGCACGGTCTGTGGTCTACCCTCTATAATCTGTGGTGCATTTTTGTTACCATAATTTACATTGTAGTCGttattaaagttattattatttatattaatatact encodes:
- the PFF1 gene encoding Pff1p (similar to Saccharomyces cerevisiae YBR074W | PFF1 | Protease in FXNA-related Family), producing the protein MSPIRIDKATPEELSILDKAWVHLHQISKHPHPYSSGPENDHVHDYIYNSIEKIVQHIPNPDFISLSSDNVPNGASIVTPIKEIFKQQDVFDAASTATRVIYYESNNIVVKIEGLDPSLTKDDGLLFSAHFDSVPMANGVTDDGKGIVTMLSLFEYFAHNRPKRTLIFNFNNNEEFGLLGATIFNNYHPWKKLVKYVINLEGTGTGKGERAVLFRTSGIDTAQIYQKAVRDQPFGNSIYQQGFYNGYVHSETDYKIYESSLKGWDIAFYKPRDLYHTFKDSIIYTDKSSLFSMLHTTFQLSTYIANTEKLNDEKEETPAIYFDFGGKFFCFNSKKFTNINLLLLILAPILCIIAELVVKRNYYNAKGYTLFTWIKLPISLIISLGGLALLEKFLLNTNPMLPSRNFWILVILFTTSFVLLNYMCLRWNSTRNHGNVDSTGSGDSIQNNNCSNCDDILKTIFIIELNFVLWGILLYLTIENYKHEYKDTGIYPFTFIYFAYSIGSILGSLFDPYYHCSNGSQNNTTPQALEADVSSFNSTNHEPENRPLLNITSTTSNHTSYVNEDSHSVSSSHEDSSLYDNQIESISSNSFSHAVPGYYVWSIQFIVIVSISLFTVFTCGGLILDALNQTIQESSESTLKIFDLIMLISVFLGLPLLPFIMNLNYYAIISFFLLFLATLPLSINLAPFTESEPLKLRVADYRLLGIDGNLRKEIVVYGRDIDTNYLENYSSGGVDSTITSMSLIENVIGSLPSQSKQNNITCLPARDGNVRCSYEPFYRKNHRRNDTNSEGNTFEIQVISNNRLSPSRSKYEPVVVELKIRAKPNNRICNINFEKGNSLKRVTVKTTDDNTGKTFIKKEGYGIDEVQLHKLEYTGDTDYHVSIEWLPKILIDENVVVDDNTDSLHIDVSCFWGDYLSFSANGNSTNNKIDIISPGIYELLTYSPSNIIYTNLERGMVIAKLVDYKL
- the HEM12 gene encoding uroporphyrinogen decarboxylase HEM12 (similar to Saccharomyces cerevisiae YDR047W | HEM12 | HEMe biosynthesis) gives rise to the protein MTTTTQVSRKSFPALKNDLILRCAKGEKVERPPCWIMRQAGRYLPEYHEVKDGRDFFECCRNPEIASELTIQPIRRYKNLIDAAIIFSDILVIPQAMGMEVVMLEGKGPHFPNPLRTEEDAIEILNYKVDVLQSLDWAFKAITMTRYRLDGEVPLFGFCGGPYTLLTYMIEGGGSKIFRFVKEWINSKPELSHRILDKISDVAIEFLSQQVVAGAQILQVFESWGGELGSSDFDEFSLPYLKKIATKVPIRLQELGIKEKIPMIVFSKGSWYALDKLCNSGYDCVSLDWLWDPKEAVKINNGRITLQGNLDPGVIYGTDEIIKSKVAKMISGFGGGKQHYIVNLGHGTHPFMDTEKIRVFLEECHKIGSQ